Within Campylobacter jejuni, the genomic segment ATTGCTTGAGGATTGTCTAGTAATTTAAGAGCTAAAATAAGTCCAAAAACCGCTCCAACAAGCCCCATGGTAGGACAAGTCTCTCCAAATACTATCCAATATTCTGCACATTCTTTATAATGCTCTTCAAGTTGTTCAGTTTGTATTTCCATGCTTTCATGAATTTCTTCAAAGCTTTTACCATCTACAAGCATCATCATAGCATTTTTTAAAAATTCATTTTCAATCTCACTGGTTCTTGATTCTAACGCTAAAAGACCATCTCGTCTTGCAATAATAGCAAATTCTATTAACTGGGCTATCCTTTCGGGTAAATTTACTCCAGAACCTTTAAAAACAACTTTGAGTTCTTTGTAGGCTGCTTTTACAATTTTTTTATGCGTAGAAGTCATTGCGCAAAATGCAGCTGTTGGCATAACTATGAGAAAGGAAGAAAGATGCACAACATGTAAAGGATTACCACCTTCTAGTATATCTCCTACCGAAATACTAGTAACTGCAAGCACCATTCCTAATATGGTTGAAAGATCCATTAATTATCTCCTTGATTATTTTAAATCGCCCCAATTTTTGGCGATACTTGAACTTGTTTTTAATTTTACTTTTAATTTTACTATATTTTCCATAATATCTCTAGTTTTTTTTACAAAATTTTCACACAAATCGTCTTTTACTTCAAAAATTAATTCATCGTGAATTTGCAAAATAAGCTTTTTGTCTTCATTTAATTCTTTATTGATTTCTAGCATTGCAAGTTTGATTACATCTGCTGCTGAGCCTTGCAAGATTGAATTAATGCTTTCTCTTTCATACATGGCAATTTGCATAGGTTTTGCGTTTTCAAAATCAAAATAACGCTTGCGACCGCTTAAAGTAGTGATAAAACCATTTTGTTTAGCTTCGTTTTTAACTTTTTCAAAATATTTCTTAATGCTAGTAAAATTTTCAAAATATTTTTCTATGTAAGATTTGGCTAAATTAGCTTCTATTTTTAAATTTTGACTTAAGGTTTTATAACCCATACCATAAATAAGTCCAAAATTTATACTTTTTGCAACACTTCTGGTTTCATAATTGCTTTCACCAAAAATCATTATTGCTGTTCTTGCGTGTATATCTTCATCATTGGCAAAAGCATTTAAAAGTTTTTCATCTTCGCTAAAATGTGCAAGCATTCTCAGTTCGATTTGAGAATAATCAAGAGAGATAAAACTAAATCCATCTTTAGCTACAAAGCAAGATTTATAATCTTTTGCATATTGTCCGTGTGCAGGGATGTTTTGCAAATTTGGATCCTTAGATGAAAGACGTCCTGTAGCGGTTCCAGTTTGTAAAAAACTTGAATAAATGCGTGAATTTTTATCTTTTAACGCTAGTTTTAACAAAGGTTCGCAATAAGTGGAATAAAGTTTGGCAAGTTCTCTATAATCTAAAATTTTAGCAATTACAGGATGTTTATCTAAAAGTATATTTAAAACTTTTTCATCGGTAGAATATCCTGTTTTTCCTTTTTTTCCGCTTGGGAGTTTGAGTTTTTCAAAAAGTATATCACCCATTTGTTTAGGTGAATTTAGATTAAATCTATCCTCACAAAGAGTATAAATTTCTTC encodes:
- the motA gene encoding flagellar motor stator protein MotA — translated: MDLSTILGMVLAVTSISVGDILEGGNPLHVVHLSSFLIVMPTAAFCAMTSTHKKIVKAAYKELKVVFKGSGVNLPERIAQLIEFAIIARRDGLLALESRTSEIENEFLKNAMMMLVDGKSFEEIHESMEIQTEQLEEHYKECAEYWIVFGETCPTMGLVGAVFGLILALKLLDNPQAMAAGISGAFTATVTGIFGAYALFAPWGKKLKANGMDLVKEQIVITEAIKGIAEGANPRDLEAKLFNFLSHDDPRISQFDKG